The following is a genomic window from Bradysia coprophila strain Holo2 unplaced genomic scaffold, BU_Bcop_v1 contig_50, whole genome shotgun sequence.
ttttcgtcaaattttcgattttcatcaaattttcgattttcgacaaattttcgattttcgtcaaattttcaaatttcgtcaaattttcgattttcgtcaaattttcgattttcgtcaaattttccattttcatcaaattttcgattttcgacaaattttcgattttcgtcaaattttagaatttcgtcaaattttagaatttcgtcaatttttttattttcgtcaaattttcaattttcgtaaaattttcgaatttcgtcaaattttcgattttcgtcaaatttgcgaattttgacaaattttctattttcgtcaaattttctattttcgtcaaattttctattttcgtcaaattttcgattttcgtcaaattttcgatttttgtcatattttcaattttcgtcaaattttcgaatttcgtcaaattttcgaatttcttcaaattttcaaatttctgttgtaaactgttataaaaagcagtgttctaaaacttctaaaacgactgataccccaacaaaaatctcttcgagaaaagtgtgacgcagtctttgaagtacaatttctaaaatgaatgatatcgctagagttgacgctttcagcttcgttacgcaaaaattaaattttacacccaattttagttcaaacaagctgccttagtttttctcatcatctgccaaataatttttaccaaaaaaaaatttgactagaaacaaccaaaattttaccaaaaaaatctgcgtcgcaaagtggcaaatgttcaggaacagaccagcaagaaaatttatctgccacatgcgacgcagattttttttggtaaaattttgtttgtttccagtcaatttttttttggtaaaaattatttggcagatgatgagaaaacctaagccagcttgtttgaactaaaattgggtgtaaaatttaatttttgcgtaacgaagctgaaagcgtcaactctagcgatatcattcattttagaaattgtgctacaaagactgcgtcacacttttctcgaagagatttttgttgggattcaTCTTTATGGTGGCAATTGTTTGTAGTATatgacttgcgtcacgcccgcttcctaacgtgcgggcatgatagaATGCAGTGAGTATTGGATCtttacagaaaattaaaactcAGTTTCTacttttcgttcaaatttatttttcttttcgtcaaGTCAGAAGATTTATGCCGGAGACTCACAGCGTACtatgaataataattaaataaataaaacttatCTTTCGAACGATGAAGCAATGTCAACATTTGCCTGTTAGTTGCAGTGCTTTGAAAATTCGTTCTCTCTTCTTCCTCACTTAGGTTATTTGCCGAAGTTGAAGTTTGTTACGTAAATTCCAAAGGATATTCTTGAACGTACTTCTGTTCTCGACTAACGCTTCCGTACGCTTTTTACGAAACCCTTCTCCCCCAGTGAAGTACGTACTATTTGAATGGCCCCTTAGGAGACCTGAAGTTTGCTTTGTGTGCAATAGAAAGCCCTCGTCACGGAAATCTGATCTTTTCTTGACTCAATGTACACTTTATTACTCAATTGCTCATAGTTTTACAAGACTGATCGATAGTAATGGTTTGCGATGGCGTAGGACGACCATTTCCTAGAAGTGATGTCGCTCTTACCGAAACCGAATAATTTCCATTAGACAAACGAAGCACCGGAATTTTACGGTTGAAATGTTTGTAGATGGTACTTGTTACGCACTGTTCGGTAGGCAAAACATTATCCAAGTCGACTCGTTTGTAGGAGATAGTGTACGCCACTATAAAGCCGTTGGGATTTTCCGGTTCCGGCCAATAGATCTTCAACGCTGACGAGCCGGTATTCGCATTTCGCTCTTTAATTACCTCGAAATACGGAATGTCGTCCGCATTTTCTGTCGGAATTGATAAGTTATGAAGCGTGACACAGATTGGAAAGTGTCGATTTTCAAGAAACAAACCTCTACCCCCCGTGCGAACAGTATCTGTAACAACTTTGCCGCAGTGTGATTTGAAGTTGAAGTATGGGTCACTAAAATCACGACACGCTTGCACCGACACCAAGTACATCGAATAATGTTTCAATTGGTTCAATGTGAATGTATGGACGTTGAATTCGGTCGTATTGCTGTAAAATTCCTCGTAATGACCATCCACGTCGCCTTGTAGATGTCGCTGAAGTTAGTGCAAGATTCTCAtatcaaaatttatcaaaatcttGATTTATCAACATTCAGATTCTTATAAGTCGCGATACATTCTCGTTTACAGGTATCTTCAATCTTGATATTTCCACCATATTTCGTCTTGATGCATTGTTTCATGTATTCGCATATTGCTCAATTACCGCAGCTTCAATGAAGTCGACAAATATTTTGGTCGCACAAAAGGGTTGATGTATCAAGATTTTGGTAACCTCAATTCGcttacgaaaaaataaattgaacgaacaacaaaaattcacttgataacaaaaatgtatttcggaAATGATAGACAATTAGAAGttccaaataaattattggttACAGCGGCGAGGAACGCAAGGATTGCCTGAACCACTGCCTGGAGCACTGCCTAAAAGATTGCCTAAAAGATTGCCTAATAAACCATTGCCTGAACCACTGCCTGACCCAGTCCCTGAACCACTGCCTGACCCAGTGCCTGAACCACTGTCTGAAGCATTGCCTGAACCACTCCCTGAAGCATTGCTGTCTTCTACTTGAGAACATGAATTTTCAGTAACACATGTACCAGCCGTAAGTCCAGCTCCCTCAAGTCCACAAGAGTTTTTGCCCGTACAAGATCCTGCTCCTGTACCTGTGTTAGCACCCTTGCAAGATCCTTCTCCAGTGCAACTACCAGCACCAATACCAGAATCTGCTCCCATGCATGATCCTTTTGCGGTACACGAGCCTGCACCTTTAGCTGCTTCTGCATTCACAGTCTAtagaagcaaaataaaaattgaactttggTCAAATTATCGACATTTTAACCTCAGCAAATTATTTACCTGTAGCGCTGCTACGACACCAATTACGATTAGAATGAGTAAAGTATTTGACATGTTGAAGTCTTGAagttttttgacttttattatGCGATACCCtccctttatatagtaaaacatttttcgtacaACAAAGAATTGCAGAgccaaacaacaacaacatgttgttggaccaaaatgtttttaattaaatgaactaaaagtagaaaaaatttgcattaatATTTGCactgataaaacaaaaaaatagtaattAATATATGCAACATgcgataccgattgctggtgATTAATGTAATATAGTTTTGTTATGATTCACTTTTGATGTAAATGTAGAGGCCTTTCACTACTTTCGTTTCACTAGTTTTCCAATACTGTCACTTAAAGAGACCAATGGAACCATGGACTTACCAAGACACTAtgcagtgccggactggctcaaaaaagcccttcgggcgttgtatggagaaatttttcaaaaagcccTTCGTTGTCATTTAtccattcaaaaatcaaaaggcctttcgggaatcgcccgaacgcccatagggccagtccggcactgacACTATGGCTCACAAAATTAgccaattcacgccgtaagtgcgcctcataatttgaattttggatgaatcagtggatgaacaaataaattgttaaaaaaatttcaacgcaACGTGATATGAGAATATCGCGTCTTGTCCTTTGACAACGCTGCGTTTGGAACGGACCTGACACTTCTAATTTTCGGTGGACTTACGACGTCAATAGTTACCCTATGTTGCTCATAAAATGATGATACTTTAGTCAGGGATAGTGCACGTTTTAAGACTTCTGATCACGAAGGATGGAATTAATGTAGAGGCCATCGGTTTAATTCGGCTCTACAAAAAGTTCACTTTCGAGCTCTTGTAGGAGCCACTAGCAGGTATTACTGCAGTTTCATGATTAACTCCGATGCGTCCTAACTTGTTCGTTCCATGCGGATCGACTATCATAATTTTATGAGCCACGTAGGGTGTTCTTTAATtagttttatgcaattcagtgagcgaattccaacacaattcgatatgtgtacaaaaatgctatttcatgtataaaactgcATAAGAGCACGGTTATGCTATGTGGCCAGGTTATTGACCGAGTGCGATCAAAAACCGATCTTGGAGTCATTATCGACGAGAAGCTGTCATTCAGCGATCACGTAGATTTCATTACGAGGAAGTCATACCAGCTTATTGGATTTATCTTCCGCTGtggcaaatatttttccgatCGGTCGAGCTTTGTGACACTCTATAATTCTCTTGTTCGTAGCAGACTTGAATATTGTTCGTCCGTTTGGAGTCCGTTCTATCACAACTCAATCGATCAGTTGGAGCGAGTGCAAAAGAAATTCTCGAGGATGTTTTTCTACAAGTTTAACATGGAACGACAATCGTACGACAAGAGACTACAACATCTTAGACTTCATTCGCTGGAATCCAGGCGACTGGAAAACGATGAAATGATCCTATTCAAATTGATTCATAGCCGAATCGATTCTAAACTTCGTCACCAGCTTTCGTTTGATCATCGTACTAGATCCACCCGACAAAGGAATGTGTTCTACCTACCCAACATTAAGACCAACATCCAGAGGAACTCACCGATTTTCCGAATTCAAGAGCATCATGACTTGCTCTTCTCCGATTTGAATATTATGGATGCTAGACTTTCGGTGTTTAAGAAGCTCGTTAGAGACACTTTCAGttactaatttttttattattgtttttctgGCAAAGAAACTTGGCATTGTACTTCtgattttcttgtattttccCGACTAACATATTATTGGGCCCCGGCCTGTTTGTTTGGTCGTaaaacgattaaaaataaaaaataaaaataaaataaattcagaattggccgaggtgtaaggcagggtgacgcgacgccatttcaccgaaattattcacggcgattctgcagagtgtttttaggaagttaaactggagtaaaatgggaataaagataaatggagagtgcccgagcaatctccgcttcgctgatgacattgtaccaatagcagcgaatctaggtcaggctcagcttatgttacaacagttaagtgaagtggcaagcaaagttggcctcaagatgaacttatcgaaaacaaaagtcatgaccaacatcgggcacgatagagaaatcaaaattggtgacactgtcattgaacgagtcgacagctacgtatatctaggacataaactgaaggtaggtctggacaaccaaactgcagaaataagacgtaggattggtcttgcatgggcagcgttcggaaaactcagactaattttcaaaagcaaaatgaataattgtctgaaacgaaaagttttcgacacttgtgtccttccagtgctcatttatagagcggaaacgttagctttaacgaaagcatccaaagataaattgagagtgacacaaagagccatggaacggagtatgcttggaataacactcagagacagaatgacgaatcaatggattcgacaacaaaccaagGTCgctgatgtcatggaaagaatagcatctctgaaatggagctgggcgggacatattgcaagaaggacagacgaacgttggaccaaaaagatcatgaactggcgaccatataaaagacgagctataggtagaccaccagagagatggacaaacggaattaagaatattgcaggtacaaactggcagcaaatggcaatggatcgtacgaaatggaaagaagttggagaggcctacatccagcagtggatagaaacaggctgaaaaagaagaagaagtcaaattttcgaaaaattttaggaagaaaattataataaaaagtttgcgtcacaagtggcagatgttgaggaaggaaaatttttacaattgtgaaatatattcctttaaagaatggaattcaaacggaagaaagccgaatcatctgccactttttgacgcgaacttttttgttataattttcttcctaaaatttttctggtaagatttttgttgataaaactttcgtgtcatttcctcatcagctgccatttgtgacgcatacctttttgcgtgtcgaatctgtaagcgtcacctacaccgacatcaattcttttgtaagtggataacaggacttgcgtcacacctccactgtaagtggttttgggcgatccAAAAAtgagtgcgaaaaaaatttatcgcaCGCAAAATGAGTGGCCTTTGGCTCTGGCCTCACTAGGTAACTGACATTATAAGGAGACTTGGTGCTGACACTCTTTCCTTGCTATGTTAAGGTAGTGAAAGGCCtacatttacatttaattaatCACCAGCAATCGGTGCCGCATGTGTTTTGTTGCATATATCAATTTGTATTATTAATGCAAATTTGTTCTACTTTTagttcatttaattaaaaacattctGGTCCAACAacatgttgttgttgtttggcTCTGCAATTCTTTGTtgtacgaaaaatgttttactatataaagggaGGGTATCGCataataaaagtcaaaaaactTCAAGACTTCAACATGTCAAATACTTTACTCATTCTAATCGTAATTGGTGTCGTAGCAGCACTACAGGTAAATTATTTTGCTGAGGTTAAAATGTCGATAATTTGAccaaagttcaatttttattttgcttctaTAGACTGTGAATGCAGATGCAGCTAAAGGTGCAGGTTCATGTACCGGAGTAGGATCATGTACGGGAGCAGATTCTGGTATTGGTGCTGGTAGTTGCACTGGAGAAGGATCTTGCAAAGGTGTTAACACAGGTACAGGAGCAGGATCTTGCCTAGGTAAAAACTCTTGTGGACTTAAGGGAGCTGGACTTGCGGCTGGTGAATGTCTTACTGATAATTCATGTAATTAAATGAAGAACAGCAATGCTTTCGAACTTGTAATTTGTTTATCATTtctgaaatacatttttgttatccagtgaatttttgttgtttcgacTTATTTTTTCGTCAGTCAATTGGGTTTCACGTGGTAAGAACCAAATATACTATGTTACGTCAttctataaatattttattttactcaacCCTACGGAGATGAATCAGACATTACTTCAATCGGCCAAAGTCTGCTTTGCTGTTTTTTCTagtaaaataccttacgtTTCTGTGAACGAATATTTGGTTATCAACTGGGAGGAATCGTTGTCCGAGCCGGCAGAAGGTGAGCTTCCCTCTCGTACTTTTATCGCTGTACTCAAACAATTATTCATCTTTATGGTGGAAATTGTTTGTAGTATatgacttgcgtcacgcccgcttactaacatGCGGGCATGATAGAATGCAGTGTGTATTGGAtcttttcagaaaattaaaactcAGTTTCTacttttcgttaaaatttatttttcttttcgtcaaGTCAAAAGATTTATGCCGGAGACTCACAGCGTACTATgaataattattaaataaataaaacttatCTTTCGAACGATGAAGCAATGTCAACATTTGCCTGTTAGTTGCAGTGCTTTGAAAAATTCGTTCTCTCTTCTTCCTCACTTAGGTTATTTGCCGAAGTTGAAGTTTGTTACGTAAATTCCAAAGGATATTCTTGAACGTACTTCTGTTCTCGATTAACGCCTTGATTGTGTTCCACACTTAGAAAAAGGGACaataataaagtgaaattaaaaaaaaaaaacgcctgAAGGTTGAACGTGGTACAGAAAGTACTCGAGCACGTACATTTCTCTATTGCTTATGTAATGGTAGCTAATCGCATCATTGGCACAGCACTCCATTCcctatttttagacccgtacgaagtactggggtcttataggtttacgcatacgtttgtaacacgtcgaattggactccctgagtaagggtaaacctattgtggttgtctagagatgccagtttgaaaaagagtggagggaatgaagtttaacgaggacgtagcagtagataagataggattagatagatcaatcttaaggttgaatgaatcgtgggctggaagccgaaagaattggggttaagggaccaacgttgaggtgaaacaacacgatcagaaagccaaaggatagaacgatcccagaattcttattagctactaggttaagctttagaaggacgaataaccttttgctcagataggttcaaaagaatgggcaaagctttatggaaaagaatgttcaaaaagagtgacactaccccgtcgggcactgtgcactttgataggcacggtggtcccggaacgtgcagaaatgtgcgggtcagagctcgaggattaccgggggcgagcaaagtaaagctttcatactcaccaacccgcagtagcaagcgtggtgttttaatgctaaaaaccttcaaacgaagccataacgaattatacattgccacatataatgccagaacattgtcgtcaagacaaaaaatgcaagaaatggaagaagagctagaaaagataaaatgggatgtggtgggagtgagcgaagtgagaaaacctggagaggaatgcctgaaattacaatcagggcatacattcttcaaccgaggaagtgacagtcagatgctgatgcacggtgtcggattgttcataaacaagcggtggtcggatcgcataattcacacgaaaagcatatccgatcgagtgatatacgtaagcctgaagataaataacagatacagtgtcaaattaattcaggtttacgca
Proteins encoded in this region:
- the LOC119082883 gene encoding glycine-rich cell wall structural protein 2-like isoform X3, with the translated sequence MFYYIKGGYRIIKVKKLQDFNMSNTLLILIVIGVVAALQTVNAEAAKGAGSCTAKGSCMGADSGIGAGSCTGEGSCKGANTGTGAGSCTGKNSCGLEGAGLTAGTCVTENSCSQVEDSNASGSGSGNASDSGSGSAPGSGSGSGSGNASDSGSGTGSGSGSGTGSGSGSATGSGSGSATGSGSGSATGSGSGSATGSGSGSATGSGSGSATGSGSGSGSGSGSGSATGSGSGSGNGLLGNLLGNLLGSAPGSGSGNPCVPRRCNQ
- the LOC119082883 gene encoding cell wall protein IFF6-like isoform X2, which gives rise to MFYYIKGGYRIIKVKKLQDFNMSNTLLILIVIGVVAALQTVNAEAAKGAGSCTAKGSCMGADSGIGAGSCTGEGSCKGANTGTGAGSCTGKNSCGLEGAGLTAGTCVTENSCSQVEDSNASGSGSGNASDSGSGSGSGNGLLGNLLGNLLGSAPGSGSGSGSGNASDSGSGTGSGSGSGTGSGSGSATGSGSGSATGSGSGSATGSGSGSATGSGSGSATGSGSGSATGSGSGSGSGSGSGSATGSGSGSGNGLLGNLLGNLLGSAPGSGSGNPCVPRRCNQ
- the LOC119082883 gene encoding cell wall protein IFF6-like isoform X1, giving the protein MFYYIKGGYRIIKVKKLQDFNMSNTLLILIVIGVVAALQTVNAEAAKGAGSCTAKGSCMGADSGIGAGSCTGEGSCKGANTGTGAGSCTGKNSCGLEGAGLTAGTCVTENSCSQVEDSNASGSGSGNASDSGSGTGSGSGSGTGSGSGSGNGLLGNLLGNLLGSAPGSGSGSGSGNASDSGSGTGSGSGSGTGSGSGSATGSGSGSATGSGSGSATGSGSGSATGSGSGSATGSGSGSATGSGSGSGSGSGSGSATGSGSGSGNGLLGNLLGNLLGSAPGSGSGNPCVPRRCNQ